TGACGCCGATCATCACCGGGATGGGGCCGGAGCGCTCGCCGGCGCGGTGCGTGGGCGGGGCGATGCCGTAGGCCTCGAGCTTGGCCTTGCCGGCCTCGCTCATCCAGTCGGTCGTCCATGCGGGGCTGAGCGTGAAGTCGACGGTGACGTCGCGGAAGCCGGCGGCCGTGAGTGTGAGCAGCACGTCGTCGCGCATCTGGTCGATCGCCGGGCAGCCGGAGTAGGTGGGGGTGAGCGTGACGCGCACGGCATCGCCATCGAGCTCGACGGCGCGCAGCACGCCGAGATCCTCGATCGTCAGCACGGGCACCTCGGGGTCGGGGACGGTGGCGGCGAGGCGCCAGGCCTCCTGCTCCCGCGTCTCTCGGTCGTCGAGCAGCCGGGTCACCACGACGCCCCCGGGTGCCGGCGCGCCAGCACCTGCATCTCGGCCAGCAGCGGGCCCAGGTGCGTGGAGTGGTTGCCGAAGCGGCCGCCACCGGAGGACGCCCCGATCTTCTTGTCGACGAAGTCGGCAGGGGTGATCTCCGCCTCCGCGAGCACCGCATCCCACACCTCGTCGAAGCCGGCGCGCAGACTCGAGGGCCGCGGCACGATGCCCTCGAGGCGCTCGTGCAGCTCGTCGTCGCGGAACAGCTCGTCGATGTAGACCCAGGTGTCGGTGAGCGCGACGAGCAGGCGCTCGCGCGACTCGTCGGTGCCGCCGGCGAGGCGCAGGGTCCACTGCACGGCGTGGTCGCGGTGGTAGGCCACCTCCTTGACCGACTTGGCCGCGATGGCCGCCAGTGATGCATCCGTCGACGTCGACAGCGCGGTGTGGAGCTCCTGCATCCAGATCGCCGCGATGAGGCCGCGCACGATCGTGTGCGCGAAGTCGCCGTTCGGCTGCTGGAAGAGCCACGCGCAGCGGAACTCGTGCTCGTCGCGCCAGTAGGCGAGGTCGTCCTCGGAGCGGTCGGATGCGGTGCCCGCGTAGTGCAGGAGGCTGCGGGCGTGCCCGAGCAGGTCGAGGGCGATGTTGCCCAGCGCCATGTCCTCCTCGAGCTCGGGGGCGCGCGAGATCCACCAGCCGAGCCGCTGGGAGAGGATCAGCGCGTCGTCGCCGAGCCGGAGCGCGTACTCGGCCACGTCGTCGGTGGCCCTCGCCGAGGGCACGCCCGAGAGCTCTGCGGCGAGGTCGAGCTCGTCGACGGTGACGTCGCCGTGCGCCTCGGCCGCCTCGGCCTCGTAGGCGGCGTTGACGGCGGCGGCGTCGCGACCGGTCGCCGGGGGCTGGGGAGCGTTCACAGGTGCGGCACCTCCGCGCTCTTCTCGTAGTACTTCGCGTGCCGGTAGTTCTTGCCGGCGGGGCTCTCGAAGAACGCACCCTTCTGGTCGGGGTCGCTCGTGGTGATCGCGCTCGAGCGCACCACCCACACCGAGACACCCTCGTTGCGACGCGTGTAGAGGTCGCGCGCGTTGCGCAGCGCCATGTCGTCGTCGGGCGCGTGCAGGGAGCCGACGTGCACGTGGCTCAGCCCGCGGTTCGCGCGCACGAACACCTCATACAGCGGCCAGCCCTCGCCGGCGATGTCGCCTGGTGATGCCATGGGGTCTCCTTCGTCGAGTCTCGATACGGCCGCTCCGCGGTCTCCTCGACCAACGGGTGCTGGGGTCACGCAGCCTGACGCTGCGCAGCCGCCTGCTTCTGGGCGTAGGCCGCAGCGGCCTCGCGCACCCACGCGCCGTCCTCGTGGGCGTCGCGACGGTGCTGGATGCGCTGCGCGTTGGAGGGGCCGCGACCGGCGAGCACCTCGTTGAACTCGGTCCAGTCGATCTCGGACATGTCCCAGCTCTTCGTCGTCTCGTTCCAGCGCAGGTTCGGGTCGGGCAGCGTGAGACCGAGCACCTCGACCTGCGGCACGAGCATGCCGACGAAGCGCTGCCGCAGCTCGTCGTTCGAGAAGCGCTTGATCTTCCAGGCCATCGACTGCGCCGAGTTCGGCGACTCGTCGTCGGGCGGGCCGAACATCATCAAGGAGGGCCAGTACCAGCGGTCGACGGCCTCCTGCGCCATCCTGTGCTGCGCATCCGTCCCCTGGCTCAGCTCGAGCAGGATCTCGAAGCCCTGCCGCTGGTGGAACGACTCCTCCTTGCAGATGCGCACCATCGCCCGGCCGTAGGGGCCGTAGGAGGCGCGGCACAGCGGCACCTGGTTGCAGATCGCGGCGCCGTCGACGAGCCAGCCGATCGCGCCCATGTCTGCCCAGGTGGGCGTCGGGTAGTTGAAGATGGAGGAGTAGCGGGCGCGCGACTCGATCAGCTGCTCGGTCATCTCGTCACGGCTGATGCCGAGCGTC
The window above is part of the Agrococcus sp. ARC_14 genome. Proteins encoded here:
- the paaD gene encoding 1,2-phenylacetyl-CoA epoxidase subunit PaaD, with translation MTRLLDDRETREQEAWRLAATVPDPEVPVLTIEDLGVLRAVELDGDAVRVTLTPTYSGCPAIDQMRDDVLLTLTAAGFRDVTVDFTLSPAWTTDWMSEAGKAKLEAYGIAPPTHRAGERSGPIPVMIGVKCPRCGSLRTREVSRFGSTACKSHFECLACLEPFDHFKVH
- the paaC gene encoding 1,2-phenylacetyl-CoA epoxidase subunit PaaC, with the protein product MNAPQPPATGRDAAAVNAAYEAEAAEAHGDVTVDELDLAAELSGVPSARATDDVAEYALRLGDDALILSQRLGWWISRAPELEEDMALGNIALDLLGHARSLLHYAGTASDRSEDDLAYWRDEHEFRCAWLFQQPNGDFAHTIVRGLIAAIWMQELHTALSTSTDASLAAIAAKSVKEVAYHRDHAVQWTLRLAGGTDESRERLLVALTDTWVYIDELFRDDELHERLEGIVPRPSSLRAGFDEVWDAVLAEAEITPADFVDKKIGASSGGGRFGNHSTHLGPLLAEMQVLARRHPGASW
- the paaB gene encoding 1,2-phenylacetyl-CoA epoxidase subunit PaaB, producing MASPGDIAGEGWPLYEVFVRANRGLSHVHVGSLHAPDDDMALRNARDLYTRRNEGVSVWVVRSSAITTSDPDQKGAFFESPAGKNYRHAKYYEKSAEVPHL
- the paaA gene encoding 1,2-phenylacetyl-CoA epoxidase subunit PaaA, giving the protein MTLTAPDASAMSVADEAEAQAHFDAIIEADQRIEPRDWMPEAYRKTLIRQISQHAHSEIIGMQPEGNWISRAPSLKRKAILMAKVQDEAGHGLYLYSAAQTLGISRDEMTEQLIESRARYSSIFNYPTPTWADMGAIGWLVDGAAICNQVPLCRASYGPYGRAMVRICKEESFHQRQGFEILLELSQGTDAQHRMAQEAVDRWYWPSLMMFGPPDDESPNSAQSMAWKIKRFSNDELRQRFVGMLVPQVEVLGLTLPDPNLRWNETTKSWDMSEIDWTEFNEVLAGRGPSNAQRIQHRRDAHEDGAWVREAAAAYAQKQAAAQRQAA